One Lepus europaeus isolate LE1 chromosome 4, mLepTim1.pri, whole genome shotgun sequence genomic window, TTCAGCGTTTCGGTCCTCAGACCTGGTGTCTGCCGTTCTCTCTGCCTCGGAGTTGAGTCGCGACTCCGCAGCTCCGTCGCGGTGGAGCCTGGGACCTCCCATCCGCGTCGACCTCCGCTCGCCCCTCGGCGACCTCCGGAGGGCGGCGGGCGGCGGACCGGGTGGGCTGAGGCGGCCCCACGGAAGCCGAGTTGGGCGCAGGGGCCCCGAGGAACCTGCAGGCTTCGGAGTCAGCTGGCCGGCTTCCAGCTCCCGCTGTAGTCGCTGTGACCTTGGTCAGGTCATCTGCCCTGCCCGTGCCCAGTGTTTGGCGGGTGGAGAGGCTCAGGGTCAGCCCGCAGTGTCGGCGCTCGGCCGGGGCCCGCTGGCTGCCGCGTTGGGcatggagctggggaggggcgcCTGGCCCGTCGCAGGTGGGCTTCCGCAGCCTCCctgtgatgtaggcaggcagatcgGTTTCACCTGCACACTCCCGCGCGGTCTCCCCCGGGGGCCGCAGGTCCGCAGGGACCGTCCCCGGCTGGGGCCGCACTAAGGAGCAGTCAAGGGCCCTCGAGGTAACTGCCGGGTTCCGGTCGCAGTGTTGATCATTTTGTGCGAGCCTGGAAACCCCCCGCACCTCGTAGCTCACAGGGTTGGCGGCGGCGAGGTAGAATAGCCGTAGGAGGTCTAGAGGGGGGGCTGTAAAGGAGTTTGCACGCCTGCGTATCTCTCCTACAGCTGGGGGAGATTCTGGAAGTTTTTGCTCATTGGCCACGGGTGTGGCTCCCCTTGAAAGGTGTGGTGCTGCTGTTTGGCCTTCAGTTGGGTGGTGGTTCAGCATTTGGGCTGGGGGACGGGAAGATGGAGGCCACCCCGGGCCACCCCGGGCCACCCCGGGCTTTGTGGGCGGAGTCAGTGGCCTGTGGTCCTGAGCGTCTCTCCAGACGGTCGGACAGGCATCATGCTTAGGAGTCCCCTCGCTACCGTGTTGGTCCTaaggttttctttcctttgaccTACGAAGGACAAGAACTAGCATGGCGCCCAGTGCTTTGGCGAAACCTCAGATGCGGGGCCTTCTGGCCAAACGCCTGCGCTTTCATATTGTTGGAGCCTTTGCCGTGTCCTTGAGCGTTGCAGCTCTGTATAAGGTACGATCGATTTCTAATGATTTACCGCTTTGAAAACCTGTTTCTTCATATGGTTAGGTTCTGAGGTACTGGGAGGTAAGGCCTAAACACATGAATTTTGAAAGAACGCAGTCTAGCCCATGGCAGAGGAATGGGGAAGGCAGTTCTGTATGGGATTGGGAGGAATTAGCACAGACTGGCACCTTCATACTGTGCCACCTATGGATTGAAAGTTACCATAGCGCCCGACCCGTGGGcaatttgctgctgctttcccaggggcattggaagtggagcagctgctacttgaacagtgacttaacctgctgtgctataacgTTGGCCCCCTTCCTTGATCAAGTCACTTAaggtctccatttctttcttgaatctttgttgttttttccaTTGACCTCTCCCTTATACAGAGccctcaaaagaataaaaaaatgaacataaccCTTTCCTCCCATCCTTTTCCTTGATGATGCTATAGACTTTGCAGGTTCAGGAGTTTATTTTTCTGGAAGTGATTAGTAGCCATCATGATTATTTGTAGATGAGGTCAGTGTCTAGTCTGAGGACTTACACAAGCTCTCCTGTGTTGTGGTATAAATTACCCTAAAGTCTTCTTGCAGATGGAAAGTTTCTTGTGCCTTTCACAGGTGGCAAATAGTTACCACATCAATTTCAGATTCCTCTGAAATTCATATTGTGTTGTAAACGGAATCAGAATATTTCATTGTACCTCATGAGTGGCATATTTAGGCTTTGCTATAGGGAAGGCTGCCCTATTTTCTCTCTGATCTTTTTGAGTCTCATCCTCTGGCATTTGCCAGTCTGTACCCCTCTCCCACAAAACACACCCAGAAAAAGGTATAATCTGTTCTAGCCAAGGTATATTTCTATGAAACTGTTTTTCCTTTGATTTGTCACCTCTTTCACCCTTTGTCAGAAGAAATGTAGGGTTCACATTAAAAGGTTGAcacaaacattttattatttacctTGCTTTCAGTTACTAAGTTTCCAATAATCTGGAAAACTCTATTAGGCTGTTACTTTTTAGTTTGCAGTGGCGGAACCAAGAAAGAAGGCATACGCAGATTTCTACAGAAATTATGATTCCATGAAAGATTTTGAGGAGATGAAGAAAGCTGGTATCTTCCAGAGTGCAAAGTGATTTGGGATGTAAAGGTAATGTGGTCTTTTGAAATTAACTTTTCTTAAAGATGTCTTTAATTTTGGTAAAATGCAAATAGCATATAATTCACCATCTTAGCccttttaattttacaatttaCCATCTTACCATTTTAATTAGCGGTAAGTAGTTTCACATTGTTGTACagccagtctccagaactctCTTCAGTCTATACCATTAAACAGCTACTCCCGGGTACCCTTTCCTAAGCTCTAGCAGCCAGTGTTCTACCGTCTCTGGATGTGACTGCTCTAGATACCTCATGTAAGTGCGGTCCCACAACATTGGTCTGTTTTtggccggctttttttttttttaaatttggcatAATGCTCTAGAGTCAGGCATGTTCTAGCTTGTACCAGAACTTaatttctttttgggactgaataatactccattttgTGTATATATCTTATTTTCTTTAGCTATTCATTTCTCAGACACTTGGGCTTACTTCTACCATTATGAACATATCTCTTCAAGACtttgctttcagttctttgggaTATAtgctcagaagtggagttgctagATTGTAATAGTaaagtttttcatgtttttctccCCATATTGGCTGCAATTTATATTGCTAACACTGCACAAAGGGTtctgatttctccacatcttGGAAAGCACTTGCTGCTTTGTGTGTATTgatatgttttaagatttattgattgatttaaaagaatgagagacaaagacagagctctcacctgttggttcactgcccaaaggccAGTAACatgtggttgggccaggctgaagtcagaatccagaaactctatcccagtctcccatgttggagcagaaacccaagtactcccaggtgcattagcagtaggttggattgtaagcagaggcaggacttacTCCTGGGAACTCCTAAATGGGATGTCTGTGTCCAAGTGGTGACCTAacctgagagggagagacagagagaaaggtcttctatccactggttcactccccagatggctacaacagtggcagagctaagccaatcagaagcctgcagccaggagctgcttccaggtcttccacaggggtgtaagggcccaagcacttggtccatgttccactgctttcctaggccatagcagagagctggtttgaaagtggagcagccgggactcaagccggtGTGCTTGTGGGATATCAGCGTCACAGGTGGATtcttacctactgtgccacagcattagcCTCAAACcaccacccccccttttttttcttttgatagtaGCCTTCCTTATAGGGGTAAGGTggtatctccttgtggttttgatttgccatTCCCTAATGATTTGCAGTGTTGAGCATCTCTTCATGCACTGATTGTCCATTTATGTATCTTCTGTGAAGAAAAGTTTATTCAAGTCTGTTGCCTGATTGATTTTTCAGTTGGGTTGTTTTTTCAATTGAGTAgtgaaagctttttttaaaagatttatttatttatttatttatttgaaaggtggagttagagattctttttttttttttttgacaggcagagtggacagcgagagagagagacagagagaaaggtcttccttttgccgttggttcaccctccaatggccgccgcggtaggcgcgctgcggccggcgcaccgcgctgatccgatggcaggagccaggtgcttctcctggtctcccatggggtgcaggacccaagcacttgggccatcctccactgcactccctggccacagcagagagctggcctggaagaggggcaaccgggacaggatcggtgccccgaccgggactagaacccggtgtgccggcgccgcaaggcggaggattagcctattgagccgcggcgccggccgagattcttttttttttttaatgttggttgaagtgatttttttattttttatcgataggcagagttagagacagagagaaaggtcttccttccgttggttcaccccccccaaatggctgctacagctggtgcgctgtgctgatccgaagccaggagccaggtgcttctcctggtctcccatgcgggtgcagggcccaagcacttgggccatcctccactgccctcttgggccacagcagagagctagactggaagaggagcaaccgggacagaatccggcgccccaaccgggactagaacctggggtgccggtgccgcaggcagaggattagccttgtgagctgtggcgccggctgtgaaaggcagagttaagagattctatctgctggtttacttcccaaatgattgcaactgctggagctgggctgattgggagccaggagcttcctctgggttttccatgtgggtgcaggggcgcaagcacttgggccatctgctgctgctttcgcaggcactttagcagggggatggatcggaagtggagcagctgggactggaactggtgcctatatggggtactggcactacaggcagaggctttacctgctatgctacggTGCTAGTCCCTGGATTTTTCTCCAAAAGTCATTAGATTTTATTAgatattacattaaatatatagattacttttttaaacatctttttaaagactttttaaaaatagatttatttatttgaaaggcagagttacacagagaaagaaggagaggcagagaaagaggtcttccatccgctggttcatgcctcagttggctgcaacggctggagctgtgctgatctggagccaggagcttctgccaggtctcccacgcaggtgcaggggcccaagcacttgggccatcttccactgctttcccaggccataagcagagagctggattggaagaggagcagccaggactagaatcagggcccacatgggatgccgttgcgacaggcagagaggattaacttactgtgccgcCGTGCTGGCCTagacatctctcttttttttttttttttttttttttttttttacttatttacttgaaaggcagagttacagagaaagagaaagtatctgctggttcactctggccgcaacagctggagc contains:
- the LOC133758324 gene encoding cytochrome c oxidase subunit 6C, with the translated sequence MAPSALAKPQMRGLLAKRLRFHIVGAFAVSLSVAALYKFAVAEPRKKAYADFYRNYDSMKDFEEMKKAGIFQSAK